From Streptomyces yatensis, one genomic window encodes:
- a CDS encoding 3-dehydroquinate synthase family protein, with amino-acid sequence MTASAHPHTRVMVELGERSYPVDIGPGVRHALAGVIAGLGAQRVAMVSARPDGWLPDPGVPSVVLRARDGEADKSLATVEELCREFVRFGLTRSDAVVSCGGGTTTDVVGLAAALYHRGVPVVHLPTSLLAQVDASVGGKTAVNLPEGKNLVGAFWQPSAVLCDTDYLETLPAAEMLNGYGEIARCHFIGAGDLRGLPLPEQIAASVALKASVVSADERDSGLRHVLNYGHTLGHALEIVTDFRLRHGEGVAIGTVFAGRLALALGRIDEARAAEHLEVVRGYGLPFALPADADPGRLIEVMRLDKKATDGLTFVLDGPGGPELVSGLAEETVATALAGMDRADSYP; translated from the coding sequence ATGACGGCGTCGGCTCATCCGCATACCCGGGTCATGGTGGAACTCGGCGAGCGTTCCTATCCCGTCGACATCGGGCCGGGTGTCCGGCATGCGCTGGCCGGGGTCATCGCGGGGCTCGGTGCGCAGCGGGTGGCGATGGTGTCCGCCCGGCCGGACGGCTGGCTGCCCGACCCGGGCGTGCCCTCGGTGGTGCTGCGGGCCCGGGACGGGGAGGCGGACAAGTCGCTGGCCACGGTGGAGGAGCTGTGCCGTGAGTTCGTCCGTTTCGGGCTGACCCGGTCGGACGCGGTCGTCTCCTGCGGCGGCGGGACCACCACCGATGTCGTGGGTCTCGCGGCGGCCCTGTACCACCGGGGTGTGCCCGTGGTGCATCTGCCGACCTCGCTGCTGGCGCAGGTGGACGCCAGCGTGGGCGGGAAGACGGCGGTGAACCTCCCCGAGGGGAAGAATCTGGTGGGTGCCTTCTGGCAGCCGTCCGCGGTGTTGTGCGACACCGACTATCTGGAGACCCTGCCCGCGGCGGAAATGCTCAATGGATATGGGGAGATCGCCCGCTGCCACTTCATCGGCGCCGGTGATCTGCGCGGGCTGCCGCTGCCGGAGCAGATCGCGGCGAGCGTGGCCCTGAAGGCGTCGGTGGTCTCCGCGGATGAGCGGGATTCCGGGCTGCGTCATGTGCTCAACTACGGCCACACCTTGGGCCACGCGCTGGAAATCGTGACCGATTTCCGGCTGCGGCACGGTGAGGGGGTGGCGATCGGCACGGTTTTCGCCGGGCGTCTGGCGCTGGCCCTGGGCCGGATCGACGAGGCGCGGGCGGCCGAGCATCTGGAGGTGGTGCGGGGGTACGGGCTGCCGTTCGCGCTGCCCGCCGATGCGGATCCGGGGCGTCTGATCGAGGTGATGCGGCTGGACAAGAAGGCGACGGACGGGCTCACCTTCGTCCTGGACGGTCCCGGCGGTCCTGAACTGGTCTCGGGCCTCGCGGAGGAGACGGTCGCCACGGCGCTGGCCGGGATGGACCGGGCCGACTCGTACCCGTAG
- a CDS encoding sigma-70 family RNA polymerase sigma factor, which produces MPSATLPAAPVRAVHGFTTAANDRQVTAWALAARDGDRDAVDHFIRATYLDVRRFVRHLSADPHGCEDLAQETYLRALTGLSRFAGRSSARTWLLSIARRVVVDRYRTAAARPRTLDADDWQEVAERAQPVGLPGFDEGVALMDLLAALAPARRQMFLLTTVLGLPYADVATATGCPIGTVRSRVARAREDITALLAAAEKAAEPVRLAG; this is translated from the coding sequence ATGCCTTCCGCCACGCTGCCCGCCGCACCCGTGAGAGCCGTGCACGGCTTCACCACCGCGGCGAATGACCGCCAGGTCACCGCATGGGCGCTGGCCGCCCGTGACGGCGACCGCGATGCGGTCGACCACTTCATCCGCGCCACTTACCTCGATGTACGCCGCTTCGTCCGCCATCTCAGCGCCGACCCCCACGGCTGTGAGGACCTCGCCCAGGAGACGTATCTGCGGGCGCTGACCGGACTCTCGCGCTTCGCCGGCCGCTCGTCGGCCCGGACGTGGCTGCTGTCGATCGCCCGCCGGGTGGTCGTCGACCGCTACCGCACGGCCGCCGCCCGCCCCCGCACCCTGGACGCGGACGACTGGCAGGAGGTGGCCGAGCGGGCACAGCCCGTCGGGCTCCCCGGGTTCGACGAGGGGGTGGCGCTGATGGACCTGCTGGCGGCGCTCGCCCCGGCCCGCCGCCAGATGTTCCTCCTCACCACGGTGCTCGGCCTGCCGTACGCGGACGTCGCCACCGCGACCGGCTGCCCCATCGGCACCGTGCGCTCCCGTGTGGCCCGCGCCCGTGAGGACATCACCGCACTGCTGGCCGCGGCGGAGAAGGCCGCGGAACCCGTGCGGTTGGCGGGCTGA
- a CDS encoding Appr-1-p processing protein: MSQEPFASNSPTYDQLLEELKGIRRPGLPDLRRTDRPALRAAAVAGGFCDGSDDAPAGIEALLREAVRRLGERDLLGQAAAHTFGLLPDRRGAPAHDRRKMAAAVYGVTPERFRKQQEPQVVQQLTEAVLTILREPPPFPGKPGSAGQSPGPGTGPQPSGGPGPTGQSTIARSGRAGQEPPLRVDSVPVDARSTFTLHVSPIELLRDIEVLVSSENVYLEMSKTFRPTVSGALRLAAAVRDPAGEIVDDVLARELAGWLRAHGRPGLPIRPGTVVPTAPGALAARGVRRIYHAAVATPRDDTYEVRPESIARAVSACFALARAERDRYEPALSSICFPLLGAGRGGLAPAVSATWLRWAIRDELARDARWRVHLVVRSREIAEAVGAL, encoded by the coding sequence ATGAGTCAGGAGCCATTTGCGTCAAATTCGCCCACATACGATCAACTCCTGGAAGAACTGAAAGGCATACGCAGACCCGGACTGCCGGATCTGCGCAGGACCGATCGGCCGGCGCTGCGTGCCGCGGCCGTGGCGGGCGGCTTCTGCGATGGCTCCGACGACGCCCCGGCCGGTATCGAGGCGCTGCTCAGGGAGGCGGTACGGCGCCTCGGCGAGCGGGATCTGCTCGGCCAGGCCGCGGCCCACACCTTCGGACTGCTCCCCGACCGCCGGGGCGCGCCCGCCCATGACCGCCGCAAGATGGCCGCCGCCGTATACGGAGTCACCCCCGAGCGGTTCCGAAAGCAGCAGGAACCGCAGGTCGTCCAGCAACTCACCGAGGCCGTGCTGACCATCCTGCGGGAGCCTCCGCCCTTCCCCGGGAAACCGGGCTCGGCGGGGCAGAGCCCCGGACCGGGCACCGGGCCACAGCCCTCCGGCGGACCGGGCCCGACCGGGCAGAGCACCATCGCGCGGAGTGGCCGGGCCGGTCAGGAGCCTCCGCTGCGGGTCGACAGCGTGCCGGTGGACGCGCGGAGCACGTTCACCCTGCATGTCTCGCCCATCGAACTGCTGCGGGACATCGAGGTGCTGGTCTCCTCGGAGAACGTCTATCTGGAGATGTCCAAGACCTTCCGCCCCACCGTGTCCGGCGCGCTGCGCCTGGCAGCGGCCGTACGCGACCCCGCCGGGGAGATCGTGGACGATGTGCTGGCCCGTGAACTGGCCGGGTGGCTGCGCGCCCACGGCCGCCCGGGGCTGCCTATCCGGCCGGGCACGGTGGTGCCCACCGCACCGGGAGCGCTCGCCGCGCGCGGCGTCCGGCGGATCTACCACGCCGCGGTCGCCACCCCGCGGGACGATACGTACGAGGTCCGCCCGGAGAGCATCGCCCGCGCGGTCAGCGCGTGCTTCGCGCTCGCGCGGGCGGAGCGCGACCGGTACGAGCCCGCCCTGTCCTCCATCTGCTTTCCGCTGCTCGGCGCGGGCCGGGGTGGTCTGGCACCGGCGGTCAGCGCGACCTGGCTGCGCTGGGCGATCCGGGACGAACTCGCCCGGGACGCCCGCTGGCGGGTGCACTTGGTGGTCCGCAGCCGGGAGATCGCCGAGGCCGTCGGCGCGCTGTGA
- a CDS encoding 4Fe-4S cluster-binding domain-containing protein — protein MENVPECAEPTLRISHTHFPVETLGPGRRLGIWTQGCGLACAGCMSRHTWDPLGGASRTVSSLLGLWREALARGADGLTVSGGEPLDQPAALEALLAGAVRARAEATAPGGPAAGREIDILLYTGYEQEEVEGDAARSAAVGHADALVTGRFRAAEPTALVWRGSANQRLRPRTARGWARYQEHLARTESGPRLQMVEGEGDVRLYGVPRRGELAALERRLRRAGITLTGASWRP, from the coding sequence GTGGAGAACGTCCCAGAGTGCGCGGAGCCCACGCTCCGGATCAGTCATACCCACTTCCCGGTGGAGACCCTGGGCCCGGGGCGGCGCCTGGGCATCTGGACCCAGGGCTGCGGCCTGGCCTGCGCCGGCTGTATGTCACGGCACACCTGGGATCCGCTCGGCGGCGCCTCCCGTACGGTCTCGTCCCTGCTCGGGCTCTGGCGCGAGGCGTTGGCGCGGGGCGCCGACGGGCTGACGGTCAGCGGCGGCGAGCCGCTCGACCAGCCCGCCGCTCTGGAGGCCCTGCTGGCCGGGGCGGTGCGGGCCCGTGCGGAGGCGACGGCACCGGGCGGCCCGGCGGCGGGCCGTGAGATCGACATCCTCCTCTACACGGGATACGAGCAGGAGGAAGTGGAGGGCGACGCGGCGCGCTCCGCCGCCGTCGGCCACGCGGATGCGCTGGTGACCGGGCGCTTCCGGGCGGCCGAGCCCACCGCCCTGGTGTGGCGCGGCTCGGCGAACCAGCGGCTGCGGCCGCGTACGGCGCGGGGGTGGGCGCGCTACCAGGAGCATCTGGCCCGGACGGAGAGCGGGCCGCGTCTGCAGATGGTCGAGGGGGAGGGCGATGTGCGGCTCTACGGAGTGCCGAGGCGGGGCGAACTGGCCGCGCTGGAGCGCCGGTTGCGGCGGGCGGGGATCACCCTCACCGGTGCCAGCTGGCGCCCCTGA
- a CDS encoding MerR family transcriptional regulator, which produces MFTIGDFARHGRVSVRMLRHYDATGLLRPAHVDPSTGYRYYSAAQLSRLNRVIALKELGFTLQQVRDIVDEKVGTEELRGMLRLRRAELEATVAAMAARLVQVEARLRSIESEGHMPTNDVVIKEIPAVRVAELTATANGFDPRDIGPVITPLYDELFRRLDAAGITPTGPGVAYYEDAPEGGGAITVHAAVQVTAPLRDGADLRILDLQSVDRAATIVHRGPMDAVVPTSQALAHWIDGNGYRSSGYPREVTLECPENREEWVTELQTPVVEV; this is translated from the coding sequence ATGTTCACCATCGGAGACTTCGCCCGGCACGGCCGCGTATCGGTCCGGATGCTGCGCCACTACGACGCCACCGGACTGCTGCGCCCGGCCCATGTCGACCCCTCCACCGGCTACCGCTACTACTCGGCCGCCCAACTCAGCCGCCTCAACCGGGTCATCGCGCTCAAAGAACTCGGCTTCACCCTCCAGCAGGTGCGGGACATCGTGGATGAGAAGGTCGGCACCGAGGAGCTGCGCGGCATGCTGCGGTTGCGGCGGGCCGAGCTGGAAGCCACCGTGGCCGCCATGGCGGCGCGGCTGGTGCAGGTCGAGGCGAGGCTCCGGTCGATCGAAAGCGAAGGACACATGCCCACGAACGACGTCGTCATCAAGGAGATTCCGGCCGTGCGGGTGGCGGAGCTCACCGCGACCGCCAACGGCTTCGACCCCCGGGACATCGGCCCGGTCATCACACCTCTCTACGACGAGCTGTTCCGGCGCCTGGATGCGGCGGGCATCACCCCGACGGGCCCCGGTGTCGCGTACTACGAGGACGCCCCGGAAGGCGGTGGCGCCATCACCGTTCACGCCGCCGTCCAGGTCACCGCCCCGCTCCGGGACGGTGCGGACCTCCGGATTCTCGATCTGCAGTCCGTCGACCGGGCCGCGACTATCGTCCACCGTGGCCCGATGGACGCCGTGGTGCCCACGTCCCAGGCCCTGGCCCATTGGATCGACGGCAACGGCTACCGGTCGTCCGGCTACCCCCGCGAGGTCACCCTGGAGTGCCCGGAGAACCGCGAGGAGTGGGTCACCGAACTCCAGACACCGGTGGTCGAGGTCTGA
- a CDS encoding type II 3-dehydroquinate dehydratase → MSRLLLVNGPNLGILGKRQPEIYGTDTLQDIERWVGEEVAERGWKVDSYQFDGEAEIIRTIQGNYDTVGAIINPAALMMAGWGLRDALANYPRPWIEVHLSNVWAREQFRHESVTGPLAAGVIFGLGALGYRLAARALLEKVPD, encoded by the coding sequence TTGAGCAGGCTGTTGTTGGTGAACGGGCCGAATCTCGGCATACTCGGGAAGCGGCAGCCCGAGATCTACGGCACGGATACGCTGCAGGACATCGAGCGCTGGGTCGGAGAAGAGGTCGCGGAGCGCGGCTGGAAAGTGGATTCCTACCAGTTCGATGGCGAAGCGGAGATCATCCGCACCATTCAGGGGAACTACGACACGGTCGGCGCCATCATCAATCCGGCCGCGCTCATGATGGCCGGCTGGGGCCTTCGGGACGCATTGGCCAACTATCCGCGGCCCTGGATAGAAGTGCATCTGTCGAATGTCTGGGCCCGTGAGCAGTTCCGCCATGAGTCGGTGACGGGCCCGCTGGCCGCGGGCGTCATCTTCGGACTCGGCGCCCTGGGGTACCGGCTCGCCGCACGCGCCCTGCTCGAGAAGGTCCCGGACTGA
- a CDS encoding HAD-IA family hydrolase, with protein MTSHPISHGDPLSGSGIAPVTSVVFDLDGVLVNSFAVMREAFTLAYAEVVGEGEPPFEEYNRHLGRYFPDIMRIMGLPLEMEAPFVRESYRLAHQVEIFDGVPELLTELRHRGLRLAVATGKSGPRARSLLDTLGIRGQFHVVLGSDEVARPKPAPDIVLKAMDLMDADPDRTVMVGDAVTDLASARGAGITAVAAMWGESDEKTLLAAEPDVVLHKPAELLALCPEVTAP; from the coding sequence ATGACCAGCCATCCGATCAGTCATGGCGACCCGCTCTCCGGATCGGGTATCGCCCCGGTCACCTCGGTGGTCTTCGACCTCGACGGTGTCCTCGTCAACAGCTTCGCGGTGATGCGCGAGGCGTTCACCCTCGCCTACGCCGAGGTCGTCGGCGAGGGTGAGCCGCCCTTCGAGGAGTACAACCGGCATCTGGGCCGCTATTTCCCCGACATCATGCGGATCATGGGCCTTCCGCTGGAGATGGAGGCCCCGTTCGTCCGCGAGAGCTACCGGCTCGCCCACCAGGTGGAGATCTTCGACGGCGTGCCCGAGCTGCTGACGGAGTTACGCCACCGCGGGCTGCGGCTCGCCGTGGCCACCGGGAAAAGCGGCCCCCGGGCACGTTCGCTGCTCGACACGCTGGGCATCCGTGGCCAGTTCCACGTGGTCCTCGGCTCGGACGAGGTGGCGCGGCCCAAGCCCGCGCCGGACATCGTGCTGAAGGCGATGGACCTGATGGACGCCGACCCCGACCGGACGGTGATGGTCGGGGATGCGGTGACCGATCTGGCCAGTGCGCGGGGGGCCGGGATCACCGCCGTGGCGGCGATGTGGGGCGAGAGCGACGAGAAGACCCTGCTCGCGGCGGAGCCCGATGTGGTCCTGCACAAGCCCGCCGAACTGCTGGCGCTCTGCCCCGAGGTGACGGCTCCCTAG
- a CDS encoding DegT/DnrJ/EryC1/StrS family aminotransferase, whose product MSNDVRLGSELPAWPQYGDEEREGLIRALDQGQWWRIGGSEVDAFEAEFAAAHGSEHALAVTNGTHALELALEVLGIGAGTEVIVPAFTFISSSQAAQRLGAVAVPVDVDPDTYCIDPSAVEAAIGPRTRAIMPVHMAGQMCDMDALGKLSADSGVPLIQDAAHAHGAQWRGKKVGELGSVAAFSFQNGKLMTAGEGGAVLFPDAEMYERGFVRHSCGRPPTDRGYFHRTSGSNFRLNEFSASVLRAQLGRLEDQITTREQRWPVLSRLLAEIPGVVPQSRDDRGDRNPHYMAMFRVPGITEERRAKIVDVLIERGVPAFVGFRAVYRTDAFWEIAAPDLTVDELARRCPHSEALTRDCVWLHHRVLLGSEEQMHDVAAVVADVLAGS is encoded by the coding sequence ATGAGCAATGATGTGCGCCTGGGATCCGAGCTGCCCGCATGGCCGCAGTATGGCGACGAGGAGCGCGAGGGCCTGATCCGGGCCCTGGATCAGGGGCAGTGGTGGCGTATCGGCGGCAGTGAGGTCGACGCCTTCGAGGCGGAGTTCGCCGCGGCCCATGGCAGCGAGCACGCCCTCGCGGTCACCAACGGAACGCATGCGCTGGAGCTCGCTCTCGAGGTGCTCGGCATCGGCGCCGGCACGGAGGTGATCGTTCCCGCGTTCACCTTCATCTCGTCCTCGCAGGCCGCGCAGCGCCTGGGCGCGGTGGCCGTTCCCGTCGATGTGGACCCGGACACCTACTGCATCGATCCATCGGCGGTCGAGGCGGCCATCGGTCCGAGGACCCGCGCGATCATGCCGGTGCACATGGCGGGTCAGATGTGCGACATGGACGCGCTGGGCAAACTGTCCGCCGACTCCGGGGTCCCGCTGATCCAGGACGCGGCCCACGCCCATGGTGCTCAGTGGCGCGGCAAGAAGGTCGGTGAGCTGGGCTCGGTCGCCGCGTTCAGTTTTCAGAACGGGAAGCTGATGACCGCCGGTGAGGGCGGCGCCGTGCTCTTCCCCGACGCAGAGATGTACGAGCGGGGCTTCGTCCGGCACAGCTGCGGACGCCCGCCCACCGACCGCGGCTACTTCCACCGCACCTCGGGCTCCAACTTCCGGCTGAACGAGTTCTCCGCGTCGGTGCTGCGCGCCCAACTCGGCCGTCTGGAGGACCAGATCACCACGCGTGAGCAGCGCTGGCCGGTGCTGAGCCGGCTGCTCGCCGAGATCCCCGGTGTCGTACCGCAGTCGCGCGACGACCGCGGTGACCGCAACCCGCACTACATGGCGATGTTCCGGGTGCCGGGCATCACCGAGGAGCGCCGCGCGAAGATCGTCGACGTGCTCATCGAGCGGGGGGTGCCCGCGTTCGTCGGCTTCCGCGCGGTCTACCGTACGGACGCCTTCTGGGAGATCGCGGCGCCGGATCTGACGGTGGACGAACTCGCCCGCCGCTGCCCGCACTCCGAGGCGCTCACCCGCGACTGCGTATGGCTGCACCACCGGGTGCTGCTGGGCAGCGAGGAGCAGATGCACGACGTGGCAGCCGTCGTCGCCGACGTGCTCGCGGGCTCATGA
- a CDS encoding Gfo/Idh/MocA family protein, with amino-acid sequence MSAPSAGGTPIRTAVVGLGWAARSIWLPRLRRNPAFTVIAAVDPDERGRAAVAETQGTDRLPVLAAIHDLDPAEVDLAVVAVPNHLHCTVATELLAKGIPVFLEKPVCLTSEEAERLAAAERSGGAVLLAGSAARYRADVRGLYRIAARLGRIRHVELAWVRARGVPDRGGWFTQRSLAGGGALVDLGWHLFDIAVPLLGTAAFRHAIGTVSADFITQRSSGAAWRGDDGGPELSGDTDVEDTARGFLITDDGRSVVLHASWASHEALDTTRVTIDGSAGSATLRCTFGFSPNRLEKSTLTRTADGRTRPVAVPTEPIGTEYDRQLDMVPALLRDPAGRGRVIEEVRRTIGAIERVYASARIPQEIRKSVSAPV; translated from the coding sequence ATGAGCGCCCCGTCCGCCGGCGGGACGCCGATCCGGACCGCCGTGGTGGGGCTGGGGTGGGCGGCCCGCTCGATCTGGCTGCCCCGGCTCCGCCGCAACCCCGCCTTCACCGTGATCGCCGCGGTGGATCCCGACGAGCGCGGTCGCGCGGCCGTCGCCGAAACGCAAGGCACGGACCGGCTGCCGGTGCTGGCGGCGATCCACGACCTCGATCCCGCGGAGGTGGACCTGGCGGTGGTCGCGGTGCCCAACCATCTGCACTGCACGGTCGCCACCGAACTGCTGGCCAAGGGCATCCCGGTGTTCCTGGAGAAGCCGGTGTGCCTGACCTCCGAGGAGGCCGAGCGGCTGGCCGCGGCGGAGCGCTCCGGTGGCGCGGTGCTGCTGGCCGGCAGCGCGGCGCGCTACCGCGCCGATGTGCGCGGGCTGTACCGGATCGCCGCCCGGCTGGGCCGTATCCGCCATGTCGAGCTCGCCTGGGTGCGGGCGCGCGGGGTGCCCGACCGGGGCGGCTGGTTCACCCAGCGGTCGCTCGCGGGCGGTGGGGCGCTGGTCGACCTGGGCTGGCATCTGTTCGACATCGCGGTTCCGCTGCTGGGCACCGCCGCGTTCCGGCATGCCATCGGCACCGTGTCCGCCGACTTCATCACCCAGCGGTCCTCGGGGGCCGCGTGGCGGGGCGACGACGGTGGCCCGGAGCTCTCGGGCGACACCGATGTGGAGGACACCGCGCGCGGATTCCTCATCACCGACGACGGCCGTTCGGTGGTGCTGCACGCGAGTTGGGCCTCGCACGAGGCGCTGGACACCACGCGGGTCACGATCGACGGCAGCGCGGGCAGCGCGACCTTGCGCTGCACCTTCGGATTCAGCCCGAACCGCCTCGAGAAGTCCACCCTGACCCGCACCGCCGACGGTAGGACCCGTCCGGTGGCCGTGCCCACCGAGCCGATCGGCACCGAGTACGACCGGCAGCTCGACATGGTTCCCGCGCTGCTGCGCGACCCGGCGGGGCGGGGCCGGGTGATCGAGGAGGTCCGCCGGACCATCGGCGCCATCGAACGGGTCTACGCCTCGGCCCGGATCCCCCAGGAGATCCGGAAGTCGGTGTCGGCGCCGGTGTGA
- a CDS encoding ROK family protein yields MDVGGTKVALRLEHDDLSISESSFRWAEPDGTDAMMSVDPTRDLDLLAHHVTELCAGAPGRLTGVGVAMPATLDATGTVTAWPGRPGWAGVDLGGALSALFSDAEVRCADDGDLAALAEAHEAGCPDLLYLGVGTGIGGGIVLNGKPVPGVGRGSCEVGHLVVDRDGPLCDCGRRGCVQAAASGPATLRRATRRRGEEVTFAALRQAVADGKPWAVASLRESGRALAAAVTGVCELVHPSLVLIGGGFAAAMPELVAMVAERTAALGRPGHPLPPVRPAELGGLSSLHGAVLLARGLPD; encoded by the coding sequence ATCGACGTCGGCGGCACCAAAGTGGCGCTGCGCCTCGAACACGACGACCTGAGCATCAGCGAATCCTCCTTCCGCTGGGCCGAGCCGGACGGTACGGACGCCATGATGTCCGTCGACCCCACCCGCGACCTGGATCTGCTGGCGCACCACGTCACGGAGTTATGCGCCGGAGCCCCCGGGCGGCTCACCGGCGTCGGGGTCGCGATGCCCGCCACCCTCGACGCCACCGGCACGGTCACCGCCTGGCCCGGCCGCCCCGGCTGGGCCGGAGTGGACCTGGGCGGCGCGCTGTCCGCGCTCTTCTCCGACGCCGAGGTGCGCTGCGCCGACGACGGCGATCTGGCCGCCCTCGCCGAAGCACACGAGGCCGGCTGCCCCGATCTGCTCTACCTCGGCGTCGGCACCGGGATCGGCGGTGGCATCGTGCTGAACGGAAAACCCGTCCCCGGCGTGGGCCGCGGCTCCTGCGAAGTCGGCCACCTGGTCGTGGACCGCGATGGACCGCTGTGCGACTGCGGCCGGCGCGGCTGTGTCCAGGCGGCGGCCTCGGGCCCGGCGACCCTGCGCCGGGCGACGCGGCGGCGGGGCGAGGAAGTGACCTTCGCCGCGCTGCGCCAGGCCGTGGCCGACGGGAAGCCCTGGGCCGTGGCGTCGCTGCGGGAGAGCGGCAGGGCCCTGGCCGCGGCGGTGACCGGCGTATGCGAACTGGTCCATCCCTCGCTCGTGTTGATCGGTGGAGGGTTCGCCGCGGCGATGCCGGAACTCGTGGCGATGGTGGCCGAGCGAACGGCCGCGCTGGGGCGCCCGGGACATCCGCTGCCACCGGTCCGGCCCGCGGAACTGGGCGGGCTGTCCTCACTGCACGGCGCCGTCCTGCTGGCCAGGGGGCTGCCGGACTGA